The DNA sequence TTATGTAGTTCAAAGCAACGGGCAGCGAAATCACTATGTAAAGCAGCACCAACAGCAGTGGAACGGGGAAACTTCCAAAAGCTGTGAGATAGGAAACGGCTAGAATCGACGGCGTTACGGACAGAGCGATCAAAGACACTATTCTCAGATGTCTCGATCCTCGAGAGGTGTGCCTAGCTTGCCACGAAAGAAAAAACGCGATTGTTACCGTCACAACGGCTGCAAGAAATGAAAGCGTTATTGAATTGACCAATGTGTTGACCAATCCCGTGCCGAGAAGCACAATCTTTTCTTCAAACAGTGAAGCTATTCTCCCAAAGATGAATTCTCTTCTTGTCCAGTCGTAAAATGAGCTGAAGAGAGCACCAATAATCGGTACCCACTCGAAGAGAACAAATAGCCATGAGTAGATGCCCGTGAATCTGTTCTTTTCCAGATACTGCTCACCTTGCTCAAATGACGAGCTCTTCTCGCTAAGTGAAATGAGTAATCCGAAAAGCATGATAAACATGAACTGGACTACGGCAAGAACGACTGCATTCTGCGGCGCCGCCAAAAGCCTGAAATTCATGTAAATTGAAACCTCCAGGGTAGCGAATTGCGCCCCACCCAATATAAGAACAACGGCAAAAGAGGTGAAACAGTAAGTGAAGATTAGTAGCGCGGAATTGATAATTGCCGACGTAACAAGAGGTAATTCAACTCGCAGAAGTCTTCGTATCCTCCCCGATCCATCTATCTTAGAACTCTCCAGCACATCTGAGGGCAACCTTCTGAGTGCATTCCCAAGAACAAGTATGACTATAGGCGCGTTATAGAAGACGTGACCAAGCAAGACTGCCCCCAGAGAATAAAGAATCTGGACCCTCTCCAGACCTGCAAAAGAGATCAGGTTGTTGAGGACTCCGTTTCTACCGTAAACTGCCAGGAAGCCTATTGCCATCGATATGCTTGGAAAGAAGAACGGTATATAGGTTGTTATGCCCAATAGACGGGAAAGGCGACCGTTGCTTCTGGCATAGTGTAATGCCGCGGGGAAACCAACAATCATTGCCAGAAATGTACTGAGAAGCGCCTGCTTGACCGTAAATCCAGCAATCGATCTGAACGAGGGTGACGAAATTACTTCAAAAATCGTATCTAACTCTAGATTTCCGAAGGCAAAGAACAACGGCAGCAATACAACGGCCGCGATCCCAACTGCAGATAATGTCAGAGATTTACCTTTCGTATATTACCTCTTCCCACTTTGAGATAAGTTCGGAAAGATCCACCTCGGCAGATAGCTTCAGAATCTTCTCCGGTTTGACTGCATAATCGAAGGCCGGGGGCATCTCTACGTCAATTACGGGGAACATCCACTGGTTAAGGGGAATATGACGCTGAAAGTCCTCACTCAGAATGAAGTCCATGAACATTTCAGCATCGTGCAGATTCTTCGTCCATCTTATGATTCCCGCTCCCTCAATCTGAACGTAACCCCTGCCCTCAGGGATTACTGTCATATAGACCGATTCACCGTAATAATGCATTGAATATGCCCCATCGGTGGCATAAGAAACCATTATTGGAGCCTCTCCGGACTCGAATTTCTGGAAAGAGTCGTCCCACCCGAGAGAAACTGTGAGTATCGAGGGCTTGAAAGCCTGCCAGAATTCCTCGAATCGCTCGCCAAAAAGCAGATAAGTCCAGGCGAGGAAAGATAGACCGGTGCTCGAGGTTCTGGGATCTTGAATAATCACGCTCCTTCGATACTCCGGCCCGGTTAAATCCCAAAGCGTTTCGATGGAATCTTTCATCTGGCTGGTGTCACATATTAGCGCGATGCCTCCAAAATCATACGGGGTAAGTCTCCACTGACTATCGAGCAGAAGATCATTATCAGTGATCTTCTCATAGCCCTGCGGTCTGTAAGAAAGAAAGATACCTTCTTCGAAAGCACG is a window from the Mesotoga infera genome containing:
- a CDS encoding iron ABC transporter permease gives rise to the protein MPLFFAFGNLELDTIFEVISSPSFRSIAGFTVKQALLSTFLAMIVGFPAALHYARSNGRLSRLLGITTYIPFFFPSISMAIGFLAVYGRNGVLNNLISFAGLERVQILYSLGAVLLGHVFYNAPIVILVLGNALRRLPSDVLESSKIDGSGRIRRLLRVELPLVTSAIINSALLIFTYCFTSFAVVLILGGAQFATLEVSIYMNFRLLAAPQNAVVLAVVQFMFIMLFGLLISLSEKSSSFEQGEQYLEKNRFTGIYSWLFVLFEWVPIIGALFSSFYDWTRREFIFGRIASLFEEKIVLLGTGLVNTLVNSITLSFLAAVVTVTIAFFLSWQARHTSRGSRHLRIVSLIALSVTPSILAVSYLTAFGSFPVPLLLVLLYIVISLPVALNYISGQVIGAELAFLEAAQLDGASKLARVWYMIIPFFRSTIIYAGTVVFAISMGEFGGSLILGSKDFPTFAVAIYRLNGSRYLLEARFLSSALGIIIISIVAISRRFAQRPERSIRSTR
- a CDS encoding thiamine ABC transporter substrate-binding protein; this translates as MRRAFLVLSLILFIPFSTVLSLKVYSYDSLQPLAQETFSQFTEKTGIPVEFRAVGDSGSLLSLIISERENFDGDVVIGIDNLLSRRAFEEGIFLSYRPQGYEKITDNDLLLDSQWRLTPYDFGGIALICDTSQMKDSIETLWDLTGPEYRRSVIIQDPRTSSTGLSFLAWTYLLFGERFEEFWQAFKPSILTVSLGWDDSFQKFESGEAPIMVSYATDGAYSMHYYGESVYMTVIPEGRGYVQIEGAGIIRWTKNLHDAEMFMDFILSEDFQRHIPLNQWMFPVIDVEMPPAFDYAVKPEKILKLSAEVDLSELISKWEEVIYER